From Deltaproteobacteria bacterium:
CGCACAGGAAGGCGGACCGGACGTGTTCGTGCATTTCAGCGCGATCAAGATGGACGGTTTCCGCTCCCTGAAGGAAGGCGAGCGCGTCGAGTTCGAGATCACCGAAGGCCCCAAGGGCCCGCAGGCCGCCAACGTCACGAAGGCGTAGACTGGGCGGCAAACCCGAGGGGACGAATACTCCCCCGAAAACGGAACCCCC
This genomic window contains:
- a CDS encoding cold shock domain-containing protein, which gives rise to MAQGTVKWFNDAKGYGFIAQEGGPDVFVHFSAIKMDGFRSLKEGERVEFEITEGPKGPQAANVTKA